In the genome of Amphiura filiformis chromosome 4, Afil_fr2py, whole genome shotgun sequence, one region contains:
- the LOC140151305 gene encoding carbohydrate sulfotransferase 15-like, whose translation MEVVTFKKPVKVFILLVLLSLVIYLLYIKYYDRESVERIQGRKPLASHSNILSDPSHEQKLSINEDTCPQRMLIEDIMRDHIPEELYRVAPEVFDNVPSTFEAGLRSPCWRQRSDYKLLCLPSFFLAGVGKCGTTDIWNKIVEHPQIIRVVKEPRWWTRLRYGRPSKGNPHPVAKSFQYYVKLYEDLAQEISDKRASGKRLISGDGSPSVYWDNIPWIRTLTKPCMNATIPPYVIADVIRIILPRTKVITVFRNPTERLYSDYMYENRSLTKEYFHDIAMKSTKTVESCLVESSSRQECIFKVFSQIYENGRKKPLGQNPLIKLFKGCYSMFITDWLRAFPRNQLMFLRLEDWHRDCSTILPNIYRFLKLESVPQNRIDEICAAPQRNPTRTKESSGPMLEETKQLLNKFYKPTRQELADVLKDDRFLWNDSQDKSIQ comes from the exons ATGGAAGTGGTCacattcaag AAACCTGTTAAAGTATTCATACTGTTAGTTCTGCTATCATTGGTTATATATCTTCTGTACATCAAATATTATGATAGAGAATCTGTAGAGAGAATACAAGGGAGAAAACCACTTGCATCTCACAGTAACATTTTGAGTGATCCATCTCATGAGCAGAAGTTATCCATTAATGAAGACACCTGTCCACAAAGGATGCTAATAGAAGATATCATGAGAGATCATATACCAGAGGAATTGTACAGAGTAGCACCTGAG GTTTTTGACAATGTGCCATCAacatttgaagcaggtttgagaAGTCCTTGCTGGAGACAAAGAAGTGACTACAAACTACTCTGTCTGCCAAGTTTCTTCCTAGCAGGTGTAGGCAAATGTGGAACAACAGATATCTGGAACAAAATTGTAGAGCATCCTCAGATTATACGGGTTGTGAAGGAACCAAGATGGTGGACACGATTACGATATG GGCGACCTAGCAAAGGAAATCCCCACCCAGTTGCAAAGTCTTTTCAGTACTATGTGAAACTTTATGAAGATCTAGCTCAAGAAATCAGTGATAAAAGGGCATCAGGAAAAAGACTTATAAGTG GTGATGGTTCTCCGTCTGTATATTGGGATAACATTCCTTGGATACGAACGCTGACAAAGCCTTGTATGAATGCTACCATCCCACCTTATGTCATCGCTGATGTTATCCGTATCATACTTCCACGTACAAAAGTCATTACTGTATTTAGAAACCCAACAGAAAG GTTATATTCCGATTACATGTATGAAAATCGTAGCCTTACCAAGGAGTACTTCCATGACATAGCTATGAAATCAACTAAGACAGTGGAGTCTTGCTTAGTGGAATCTTCATCCAGACAGGAGTGTATCTTTAAGGTATTCTCACAAATATATGAGAATGGTAGGAAGAAGCCACTGGGACAAAATCCTCTTATT AAATTATTCAAGGGTTGTTACTCAATGttcataactgattggttacggGCTTTCCCTAGAAATCAACTTATGTTTTTGAGATTGGAAGATTGGCATCGGGATTGTAGCACCATTTTACCAAACATTTATCGATTTCTGAAATTAG AATCTGTACCTCAGAATCGGATAGATGAGATTTGTGCAGCACCACAACGTAATCCTACACGTACCAAGGAATCTTCGGGCCCGATGCTAGAGGAAACAAAACAACTTTTGAATAAGTTTTACAAGCCGACTCGTCAAGAACTTGCGGATGTATTGAAAGATGATCGCTTCCTGTGGAACGATTCACAAGACAAATCAATACAATAG